One window from the genome of Streptomyces sp. WZ-12 encodes:
- a CDS encoding TetR/AcrR family transcriptional regulator, with the protein MPAMSRRQRRRIETTAEIKELALRQLASGGTHGVTLRGIAREMGMTPAALYGYFDTRDDLLETLAADTYNRLADEQEAARDALPEADTAGRLLAVAGVFRDWARANPAEFRLTYGDSSPGVAAPSENVVAASRRCCMILVGQVDAVWKDAPQELRQAQADWEDFVPSLAALTREHFPHLPPQALLASLRVWGRMYGPVALEVFGQFGPEANPQVLFQAEMNSALDMLGLKPPASKPSR; encoded by the coding sequence ATGCCCGCAATGTCACGTCGCCAGCGTCGACGGATCGAGACGACTGCCGAGATCAAGGAGCTAGCCCTCCGACAGCTCGCCTCCGGCGGCACGCACGGCGTCACGCTCCGCGGCATCGCACGCGAGATGGGCATGACGCCCGCGGCTTTGTACGGCTACTTCGACACCCGCGACGACCTGCTCGAAACCCTTGCCGCCGACACCTACAACCGGTTGGCGGACGAGCAGGAGGCCGCTCGCGACGCGCTCCCCGAGGCCGACACGGCCGGCCGTCTGCTCGCGGTGGCCGGGGTCTTCCGCGACTGGGCCCGAGCGAACCCGGCCGAGTTCCGCCTCACGTACGGCGACAGCTCACCGGGCGTCGCCGCCCCGTCCGAGAACGTCGTTGCGGCCTCCCGGCGATGTTGCATGATCCTCGTCGGACAGGTCGACGCCGTGTGGAAGGACGCTCCGCAAGAGCTGCGGCAGGCCCAGGCGGACTGGGAGGACTTCGTCCCCTCCCTCGCGGCCCTGACAAGAGAGCACTTCCCCCACCTCCCTCCCCAGGCCCTGCTGGCCTCCCTGCGGGTGTGGGGGCGGATGTACGGGCCGGTGGCGCTGGAGGTTTTCGGCCAGTTCGGTCCGGAGGCCAATCCGCAGGTCCTGTTCCAGGCCGAGATGAACTCCGCCCTGGACATGCTCGGCCTGAAGCCCCCCGCGTCGAAGCCCTCGCGTTAG
- a CDS encoding WXG100-like domain-containing protein has product MGVVLPGWADEVLDLIGVSWPNVDEDDYREMANAMREFADDIEDGANQAHTAIQGLVGSAGGSIAVEALNSHWGTINDKHLKGLAECGRLAGTAMDGVATLIEGAKIAALVQLGILAAEVIAAQAAAPFTFGLSEAGAIAATQATRAIVKRLIKEVCEQIAQQVVSMALTPVEEALGAMVGDLVVQLGANALGGQKGVDLGRTAEAGKDAAKSAASGQMELLSTGGGHGGRSRGGSSGHGGSSGRDGSSGHGGSSGGGGGSGGSGGFTHDPEAHSRVATSLESAGSSFRDNAGGKIRRAKSHQGRTRGKDVIANTANPMLDKVISGIEDGTKKVAKHLGEDMSGGVKQMDKNHRDNDKGLSGRFKGLNLEGEKGGSLKRKGGPSSEGSDTEEKKPKRRKKPSKFPLPADAKRNPKQDATKVDPRTHDLAVKVNDRRKEKGDKSGKNYAAFEFEDEHGNKRVEVGRSDGVHSERVVGVPLLERQQRLDEERKHAIAEGRDPGPDRKIKVTRMYSERDYCNQKAPNCNDWTRHYFPDAERSYAFEYDNTKDSRRQGNRDMQDHLRWVFGEPPIKRRS; this is encoded by the coding sequence GTGGGTGTGGTACTGCCGGGCTGGGCGGACGAGGTGCTCGACCTCATCGGTGTGTCGTGGCCCAACGTTGACGAGGACGACTACCGCGAGATGGCGAACGCCATGCGGGAGTTCGCCGATGACATCGAGGACGGCGCCAACCAGGCGCACACCGCGATCCAGGGGTTAGTGGGCTCGGCGGGCGGGTCGATCGCCGTGGAGGCGTTGAACTCCCACTGGGGGACGATCAACGACAAGCACCTCAAGGGCCTTGCGGAGTGCGGGCGGTTGGCGGGCACCGCCATGGACGGTGTGGCCACGCTCATCGAGGGGGCCAAGATCGCGGCCCTGGTGCAGTTGGGCATCCTCGCGGCGGAGGTGATCGCGGCGCAGGCCGCGGCCCCGTTCACGTTCGGGCTCTCCGAGGCCGGTGCGATCGCGGCGACCCAGGCGACCCGGGCGATCGTCAAGCGGTTGATCAAGGAGGTCTGCGAGCAGATCGCCCAGCAGGTCGTCAGCATGGCCCTCACGCCCGTGGAGGAGGCGCTCGGGGCGATGGTCGGGGACCTGGTGGTGCAGCTCGGCGCCAACGCCCTGGGCGGGCAGAAGGGCGTTGACCTGGGGCGCACGGCCGAGGCGGGCAAGGACGCGGCGAAGTCCGCCGCCAGTGGGCAGATGGAACTGCTCAGCACCGGCGGCGGCCACGGCGGGAGAAGCCGTGGCGGGTCTTCCGGACACGGCGGTTCTTCGGGGAGGGACGGATCCTCCGGGCACGGCGGGTCCTCCGGGGGCGGAGGCGGGTCCGGCGGCAGCGGCGGGTTCACGCACGATCCGGAGGCGCACAGCCGGGTCGCCACGAGCCTGGAGAGCGCGGGCAGTTCCTTCCGCGACAACGCCGGCGGCAAGATCCGTCGCGCGAAGAGCCACCAGGGGCGTACCCGCGGCAAGGACGTCATCGCCAACACCGCCAACCCCATGCTCGACAAGGTCATCAGCGGGATCGAGGACGGCACCAAAAAGGTCGCCAAACACCTCGGCGAAGACATGTCCGGCGGCGTCAAGCAGATGGACAAGAACCATCGGGACAACGACAAGGGACTGTCCGGCCGCTTCAAGGGGCTCAATCTGGAGGGGGAGAAGGGCGGCTCCCTCAAGCGCAAGGGCGGTCCGTCGTCCGAGGGCTCCGACACCGAGGAGAAGAAGCCGAAGCGGCGGAAGAAGCCCAGCAAGTTCCCGCTGCCGGCCGATGCCAAGCGCAATCCCAAACAGGACGCCACGAAAGTCGACCCGCGCACGCACGACCTGGCGGTCAAGGTCAATGACCGGCGGAAGGAGAAGGGCGACAAGAGCGGGAAGAACTACGCGGCCTTCGAGTTCGAGGACGAGCACGGCAACAAGCGGGTGGAGGTCGGCCGCAGTGACGGGGTGCACTCGGAGCGCGTCGTCGGCGTCCCCTTGCTGGAGCGACAGCAGCGCCTCGACGAGGAGCGGAAGCACGCCATAGCGGAGGGGCGTGATCCCGGGCCCGACCGCAAGATCAAGGTCACCCGCATGTATTCGGAACGCGATTACTGCAACCAGAAGGCCCCCAACTGCAACGACTGGACCCGGCATTACTTCCCGGATGCCGAGCGCAGCTACGCTTTCGAATACGACAACACGAAGGATTCGAGGAGGCAGGGGAATCGCGACATGCAGGACCACCTACGGTGGGTCTTCGGGGAACCGCCCATCAAGCGGCGAAGTTGA
- a CDS encoding SDR family NAD(P)-dependent oxidoreductase produces MTTTIHGIALVTGGSRGIGAEIARTLAAHGADVAITYQSSKDQAEEVAEAVRAEGRRALAVQADATDAAAIGAAVEQVVNALGPIRILVNNAGYADMTCPPLEEVPLATLDRTLDTNVRGAFLTAQAVAASMPDGGRVINLGSCLATQVPAPGFTPYAMSKAAVTGLTVGLARDLGPRNITVNQVSPGSIDTDMNPADGPSADFQRGLNIFGRYGKAGETAAAVLFLASDEASFVTGASLAVDGGSNS; encoded by the coding sequence ATGACGACCACGATCCACGGCATAGCACTGGTGACCGGCGGCTCCCGAGGCATCGGTGCGGAGATCGCCCGCACCCTTGCCGCCCACGGCGCAGACGTGGCCATCACCTACCAGTCGAGCAAGGACCAGGCCGAAGAGGTGGCCGAGGCGGTGCGCGCCGAGGGCCGCCGCGCCCTGGCCGTCCAGGCCGACGCCACCGACGCCGCGGCCATAGGCGCAGCGGTGGAGCAGGTGGTCAACGCACTAGGCCCCATCCGCATCCTGGTCAACAACGCCGGCTACGCCGACATGACGTGCCCGCCCCTGGAAGAGGTGCCGCTCGCCACCCTGGACCGCACCCTGGACACCAACGTGCGCGGCGCGTTCCTGACTGCCCAGGCCGTTGCCGCGTCCATGCCCGACGGTGGCCGCGTCATCAACCTCGGCTCCTGCCTGGCCACTCAGGTCCCGGCGCCCGGCTTCACCCCGTACGCGATGTCCAAGGCCGCCGTGACCGGCCTGACGGTCGGCCTCGCCCGCGACCTGGGCCCCCGCAACATCACCGTGAACCAGGTGTCTCCCGGCTCCATCGACACCGACATGAACCCCGCCGACGGCCCCTCCGCCGACTTCCAGCGCGGCCTGAACATCTTCGGCCGTTACGGGAAGGCGGGGGAGACCGCCGCCGCGGTGCTGTTCCTCGCCAGCGACGAGGCGTCCTTCGTCACCGGTGCCTCGCTCGCCGTCGACGGCGGCTCCAACTCCTGA
- a CDS encoding MFS transporter, giving the protein MPKAVYVLALGIFAMVTSEFVVAGLMPQISDGLGATIPQVGYLITAFAVAMALGGPFLATAVLKLPHKTALMVLFAIFLAGNILAALSTDYWTMAAGRVITGVASSAFLGVSLSIVAEITRPEVRGKAIGAAMNGLMLGTLLGLPISTFVGGQLGWRAAFWAISALTVAAALATVVGVPSVAQAEGEATSVREEMRAFRNPRLWLVFSTSTLVIGATFSAFSYFTPILTQVTGFSEGSVPWLLVAYGAATVVGNNIVGRFADRHTIVTQVIGLVLNMVFLAGFALFADVTAPALIFMFGIGLVGVTMNPCMITRVQRTANSRPLVNTVHSSFITLGIVIGSWLGGVGINAYGLRAPLVLGVIMAFIGIFTLLPDLRRKAAQPAAPAVREPQNAAA; this is encoded by the coding sequence GTGCCTAAGGCCGTGTACGTCCTCGCCCTCGGCATCTTCGCGATGGTCACCAGCGAATTCGTGGTGGCCGGACTGATGCCGCAGATCTCCGACGGTCTGGGCGCCACCATCCCCCAAGTCGGCTACCTGATCACCGCCTTCGCCGTCGCCATGGCCCTCGGCGGCCCCTTCCTGGCCACGGCGGTGCTCAAGCTGCCCCACAAGACGGCCCTGATGGTGCTGTTCGCGATCTTCCTCGCCGGCAACATCCTGGCGGCGCTGTCGACCGACTACTGGACGATGGCCGCCGGCCGGGTCATCACCGGTGTCGCCTCCTCCGCCTTCTTGGGCGTCTCCCTCTCGATCGTCGCCGAGATCACCCGTCCCGAAGTGCGCGGCAAGGCCATCGGCGCGGCCATGAACGGTCTCATGCTCGGCACGCTCCTGGGCCTGCCCATCTCCACCTTCGTGGGTGGGCAGTTGGGATGGCGGGCCGCGTTCTGGGCCATCTCCGCCCTGACCGTGGCCGCCGCGCTGGCGACGGTGGTCGGTGTCCCGTCGGTGGCCCAGGCCGAGGGGGAGGCCACTTCCGTGCGGGAGGAGATGCGGGCCTTCAGGAATCCGCGGCTGTGGCTGGTGTTCTCCACCTCCACGCTCGTCATCGGCGCGACCTTCTCCGCCTTCAGCTACTTCACTCCGATCCTGACGCAGGTCACCGGCTTCAGTGAGGGCTCGGTGCCGTGGCTACTGGTCGCCTACGGAGCCGCCACCGTCGTCGGCAACAACATCGTGGGCCGGTTCGCCGATCGGCACACCATCGTCACCCAAGTCATCGGGCTCGTCCTGAATATGGTGTTCCTCGCCGGCTTCGCCCTCTTCGCGGACGTCACCGCACCCGCGCTGATCTTCATGTTCGGCATCGGACTGGTCGGCGTCACCATGAACCCCTGCATGATCACCCGCGTGCAGCGCACCGCCAACTCCCGCCCCCTGGTGAACACCGTCCACTCCTCGTTCATCACGCTCGGCATCGTCATCGGCTCGTGGCTGGGCGGCGTCGGCATCAACGCATACGGCCTGCGGGCCCCGCTCGTCCTCGGCGTGATCATGGCGTTCATCGGCATCTTCACCCTCCTCCCTGACCTGCGCAGGAAGGCCGCACAGCCCGCCGCTCCGGCTGTCCGCGAACCGCAGAACGCCGCGGCCTGA
- a CDS encoding FAD-binding oxidoreductase yields MPKLDRRGFLTGSAAVAAGTGLATALPTAAPARAATAPTVAPGPEITPGDARYPSLQTGINRRYVARPEHVKMVRSTRDAEDALRAALAGRKRISVRSGGHCLADFTCNPEVEILLDFSEMTDVGYDTGRRAFYVEPGAHLMAVYEALYKGWGVTLPGGVCHSVGAGGHICGGGYGMLSRDFGLVVDHLYAVEVVTANKGGKVRTVVATREHDDPHRELWWAHTGGGGGNFGLITRYWFRTPGTDGAAPTAQLPTPPAHLHASAINLPWSQLNEKNFLRLMKNYGAWHEHHSAPDSPGRHLSTLFNANARKYGALTHYAQSSSRAILDGYLAALLKGTGLTPRAVDRPSGELAAMPNLLTPRKLPWLDAVRMVGSPNPVWANPLARVGLKSAYYRRNFTDHQLRSAYRHLSRADNPDTAMVLLSFGGAINSYGEGDTAAAQRDSVFKVLYQTIWSGAEDDRKSMTWLRGMYRDIYAETGGVPATGGVNDGCYINYPDTDLADLEINTSGVPWHELFYKGNYERLRAVKRAYDPGNIFRHTLSVQP; encoded by the coding sequence ATGCCGAAGCTGGACCGCCGTGGATTCCTGACCGGTTCGGCCGCCGTCGCCGCCGGCACCGGCCTGGCCACCGCCCTACCGACCGCCGCTCCTGCCCGGGCCGCCACGGCCCCCACCGTCGCGCCCGGCCCCGAGATCACGCCCGGTGACGCCCGCTACCCCTCGCTCCAGACCGGCATCAACCGCCGTTACGTCGCCCGCCCCGAGCACGTGAAGATGGTCCGCTCCACGCGCGATGCCGAGGACGCCCTGCGCGCCGCCCTGGCCGGCCGAAAGCGGATATCCGTCCGCTCCGGTGGGCACTGTCTGGCCGACTTCACCTGCAACCCCGAGGTCGAAATCCTCCTCGACTTCTCCGAGATGACCGACGTCGGCTACGACACCGGACGCCGGGCCTTCTACGTCGAACCCGGTGCCCACCTGATGGCCGTGTACGAGGCCCTCTACAAGGGCTGGGGCGTCACGCTGCCCGGCGGCGTGTGCCACTCGGTCGGCGCCGGCGGCCACATCTGCGGCGGTGGCTACGGCATGCTCTCCCGGGACTTCGGGCTCGTCGTCGACCATCTGTACGCGGTCGAGGTCGTCACGGCGAACAAGGGCGGCAAGGTGCGCACCGTCGTCGCCACCCGCGAGCACGACGACCCGCACCGCGAACTGTGGTGGGCCCACACCGGGGGCGGGGGAGGCAACTTCGGCCTGATCACCCGCTACTGGTTCCGCACTCCCGGCACCGATGGCGCCGCCCCCACCGCCCAACTCCCAACACCGCCGGCCCACCTTCACGCCTCGGCCATCAACCTCCCCTGGTCCCAGTTGAACGAGAAGAACTTCCTTCGGCTGATGAAGAACTACGGGGCCTGGCACGAGCACCACTCCGCCCCCGATTCCCCCGGGCGGCACCTGTCCACCCTCTTCAACGCCAACGCCAGGAAGTACGGCGCTCTCACCCACTACGCCCAGTCCTCTTCCCGCGCCATCCTCGACGGCTATCTGGCCGCCCTTCTCAAGGGCACCGGCCTGACGCCGCGAGCGGTGGACCGCCCCAGCGGCGAGTTGGCCGCCATGCCCAACCTCCTCACCCCGCGCAAACTGCCCTGGCTGGACGCGGTGCGCATGGTCGGCTCGCCCAACCCCGTCTGGGCCAACCCGCTGGCCCGCGTGGGTCTGAAGTCGGCCTACTACCGCCGCAACTTCACCGACCACCAACTACGTTCCGCCTACCGGCACTTGTCCCGTGCCGACAACCCCGACACCGCGATGGTGCTGCTGTCGTTTGGAGGCGCCATCAACTCCTACGGCGAGGGCGACACGGCCGCCGCTCAGCGCGACTCGGTCTTCAAGGTCCTCTACCAGACCATCTGGTCCGGCGCCGAGGACGACCGGAAGTCCATGACCTGGCTGCGGGGCATGTACCGGGACATCTACGCCGAAACCGGCGGCGTCCCGGCGACCGGCGGGGTCAACGACGGCTGCTACATCAACTATCCGGACACCGACCTCGCGGACCTGGAGATCAACACCTCCGGCGTCCCGTGGCACGAACTGTTCTACAAGGGCAACTACGAGCGTCTGCGTGCGGTCAAGCGCGCCTACGACCCCGGGAACATCTTCCGTCACACGCTGTCCGTCCAACCCTGA
- a CDS encoding SUKH-4 family immunity protein → MGMQDAWGRTGAPVRRWHPGLLAELGLPGPVGELLATVGVPEEVGPYFRAADEPDLLTQYVQEVQLPQPVGEATAFWRLGDDSGSHICCAPSGAVFSASGGALFPTRLVNSSAQAWLTALAEFGVLLGRLSADPIGPGAVAAITAFRDRLAALDPEAMSDEDNWWPLVTDDLRLTASVDASGIFEFRTDAGTTRTVSGYSLPGQGHVARRLGTELLKRGIEADRVTRIHADLEPCELPGCYCAEWLAATFPEAEVTYSFDYGPGADDRAAGVRELAAFIEESEESGESEGSGE, encoded by the coding sequence ATGGGCATGCAAGATGCGTGGGGGCGGACCGGGGCGCCGGTACGTCGTTGGCACCCGGGGCTCCTGGCGGAGCTCGGGCTGCCGGGGCCGGTCGGCGAGCTGCTGGCGACGGTGGGGGTCCCGGAGGAGGTCGGGCCGTACTTCCGGGCCGCCGACGAGCCGGACCTGCTCACGCAGTACGTGCAGGAGGTCCAGCTGCCCCAGCCCGTCGGCGAGGCGACCGCGTTCTGGCGGCTCGGCGACGACAGCGGGTCGCACATCTGCTGCGCGCCGTCCGGCGCCGTCTTCTCGGCCTCCGGCGGAGCCTTGTTCCCGACGCGCCTGGTCAACAGCTCCGCCCAGGCATGGCTGACCGCCCTGGCCGAATTCGGCGTGCTGCTCGGGCGGCTGTCGGCCGACCCCATCGGCCCGGGCGCGGTGGCCGCGATCACGGCCTTCCGGGACCGCCTCGCCGCCCTCGACCCCGAGGCGATGTCCGACGAGGACAACTGGTGGCCGCTGGTGACCGACGACCTCCGCCTCACCGCATCGGTCGACGCCTCGGGAATCTTCGAGTTCCGCACCGACGCCGGGACGACGCGCACGGTCTCCGGATACTCCCTTCCCGGGCAGGGACACGTCGCGCGACGCCTGGGCACGGAGCTGCTGAAGCGGGGCATCGAAGCGGACCGCGTCACCCGGATCCACGCGGATCTCGAACCCTGCGAACTGCCCGGCTGCTACTGCGCCGAGTGGCTGGCCGCCACCTTCCCCGAGGCCGAGGTCACCTACAGCTTCGACTACGGCCCCGGCGCCGACGACCGCGCCGCGGGCGTCCGCGAACTCGCCGCCTTCATCGAGGAGTCGGAGGAGTCAGGGGAGTCGGAGGGGTCAGGGGAGTGA